The following are encoded together in the Vigna angularis cultivar LongXiaoDou No.4 chromosome 9, ASM1680809v1, whole genome shotgun sequence genome:
- the LOC108346872 gene encoding protein WHAT'S THIS FACTOR 1 homolog, chloroplastic, whose protein sequence is MEPSLVLSSPSSSTPLPFFISNTLPFHAKPNLSVKLNCTLQKSQFWGRNLSWVPSQSPHGRPKFDAARPIITAAVKRRKEIPFDNVIQRDKKLKFVLRVRNILVAQPDRVMSLKQLGKFKRDLGLDKRRKLIAILKKFPAVFQIMEEGVYSLKFKMTPEAERLYFEELKIRNELEDLVVVKLRKLLMMSLEKRILLEKIAHLRTDFGLPVGFRDTICHRYPQYFKVVATERGPALELTHWDPELAVSAAELSAEDNRIREMEEQNLIIDRPPRFHRVKLPKGLNLSKGEMRKIMQFRDLPYISPYSDFSAMRPGTREKEKHACGVVHEILSLTLEKRTLVDHFTHFREEFRFSQQLRGMLIRHPDMFYVSLKGDRDSVFLREAYRDSQLVDKDRLLLVKEKLRVLVNVPRFPKGPARKTLEDSLREGDGREDESDQGEEAWSEEVDNLESDEGFEDFDDGDDGWSDEEEDDSLPPDFDDDGEVLEIGQGKANKQVKYTRQNDEEALLPVFSDGRPREQW, encoded by the coding sequence ATGGAGCCTTCACTCGTACTATCTTCACCTTCATCATCCACCCCTTTACCTTTCTTCATCTCAAACACTCTTCCTTTCCATGCAAAACCCAATCTTTCCGTCAAACTCAATTGCACCCTGCAAAAGTCCCAGTTTTGGGGAAGAAATTTGAGTTGGGTCCCATCACAATCGCCGCATGGAAGACCGAAATTTGATGCGGCGAGGCCCATAATAACAGCGGCGGTGAAGAGAAGGAAAGAGATTCCGTTTGACAATGTGATTCAGAGAGACAAGAAGCTGAAATTCGTTCTGAGGGTGAGGAATATTCTGGTGGCTCAACCAGATAGGGTTATGTCGCTTAAGCAGCTTGGCAAGTTCAAAAGAGATTTGGGGCTCGATAAAAGGAGGAAACTTATTGCCATACTGAAGAAATTCCCAGCAGTGTTTCAGATTATGGAAGAAGGGGTTTACTCTCTCAAATTCAAAATGACCCCTGAAGCTGAGAGACTCTATTTTGAGGAGCTGAAGATTAGGAATGAGTTGGAAGACTTGGTGGTCGTCAAACTCAGGAAGTTGTTGATGATGTCACTGGAAAAACGGATTTTGTTAGAGAAAATAGCACATCTCAGGACTGATTTTGGTCTCCCCGTGGGATTTCGTGACACCATTTGTCATAGGTACCCTCAGTACTTCAAAGTGGTTGCAACTGAGCGTGGCCCTGCCTTGGAACTAACTCATTGGGACCCTGAGCTTGCGGTTTCAGCGGCTGAGCTATCGGCTGAGGATAATCGCATCAGGGAAATGGAGGAGCAGAATTTGATCATAGACAGACCTCCCAGGTTCCACAGGGTGAAGCTTCCTAAGGGTCTTAATCTTTCCAAGGGTGAGATGAGGAAGATTATGCAATTCAGAGACTTGCCTTATATTTCGCCTTACTCTGATTTCTCTGCAATGAGGCCAGGGACAAGGGAGAAGGAGAAACATGCTTGTGGAGTTGTTCATGAGATTCTGAGTCTCACACTTGAGAAGCGGACGCTTGTTGATCACTTCACACATTTTCGCGAGGAGTTCAGATTCTCTCAGCAGCTGAGGGGGATGTTGATAAGGCATCCTGATATGTTTTATGTCTCTCTGAAAGGAGATAGAGATTCTGTGTTTCTGAGGGAAGCTTACCGGGACTCTCAGTTGGTGGACAAGGATCGGTTGTTGCTTGTAAAGGAAAAGCTTCGTGTCCTGGTTAATGTTCCGCGATTCCCCAAGGGACCTGCTCGCAAGACCCTTGAAGATAGCTTGAGAGAAGGTGATGGCAGAGAAGATGAAAGTGATCAAGGAGAagaagcatggtcagaagaaGTTgataatttagagagtgacgaAGGATTTGAGGATtttgatgatggtgatgatggctggagtgatgaagaagaagatgacaGTTTGCCACCAGATTTTGATGACGATGGTGAAGTATTGGAGATTGGACAAGGAAAGGCAAATAAACAAGTTAAATACACGAGACAGAATGATGAAGAGGCCCTTCTTCCTGTATTCTCCGATGGCCGTCCCAGAGAACAGTGGTGA